From the Methanocaldococcus fervens AG86 genome, the window TGAAGAAAAATTATCATATTAATTTAATAGAAAGTAATAAATTATAAAAACTAATGAATATTTAACAAGCTTTTACATTAAGTTGTTAATGACAACCAATTTTTATGCTAATTAAAACAATTCATCAAAAAACAGACAGGGAGAGAATGATAATATTAAAAGCCGATTATAAAAAATACAACGTTTCTGAATTGGAGAATATTAGGGTGGACGAAGAAGAATTTTATGGGACGTTTTATAATGCGATATTGCTGCAAACATGCAACAGAGTTGAGATAATCTTCGATGCAGATAAATTAGAAGATATTAAAGGAATTGAAAACATAAAACTAGAGAAGTTTGATATATTAGTTGGGGATGAAGCTATAGAGCATTTATTTAGGGTTGCATGCGGTTTAGAGTCGATGATCGTTGGGGAAGACCAGATACTTGGACAGTTAAAAAATGCCTATCTAAAAGCTAAAGAGAAAGGGAAAATATCAAAAAAATTGGAGAAAATTATTTTAAAGGCAATACATACTGGGCAGAGGGCGAGGGTTGAAACGAAAATTAATGAAGGAGGGGTTTCAATTGGTTCTGCTGCAGTTGAATTGGCCGAGAAGGTTTTTGGATTGGAAGGAAAAAACGTCCTCCTTATCGGAGCTGGAGAAATGGCTAATTTGGTTATAAAGGCATTAAAAGAGAAGAATATTAAGGCGATTATTGTAGCAAATAGAACGTATGAAAAAGCTGAAAGATTAGCTAAAGAGCTTGGAGGCATAGCTGTAAAATTTGATAAATTGGAAGAGGCTTTAAGATATGCAGATATAGTTATCTCAGCAACGGGAGCTCCACATCCGATTTTAACTAAAGAGAGACTAAAAAATGCTGGAAAAACATTTATAATAGATATAGCAAACCCAAGAGACACAACAGATGATATTAAAGAACTTCCAGGTGTTTTTTTATTTACAATTGATGATTTGAGATTGGTAGCTGAAGAAAATTTAAAAAAGAGGAAAAAGGAGATTCCAAAGGTTGAGAAAATTATTTACGAAGAGTTGGAAAATCTAAAAGAACTCCTTGATAAAATGAAGTTGGAGGTTGCAGTCAAAGAGCTTGGGCAATATATTGAAAATATAAGAAAGAGGGAAGTTGAAAAAGCTTTAAAAATATTGAAGAATAAAAATAAACCTGCTGAAGAAGTTTTAGATGATTTCTCAAAGGCTTTATGTAAAAAGATAATATACGATATGATAAAGATATTTGAAAATGTGGAGAGTAGAGAGTTTTTTGAGTGTTTAGCAAAAGAGTTTAAAAAACATGGAAACAACAATTAAATAGTATTTAGCTTTTTTATCCACTCAATATTGCCTTTCAAAACAGCCCTTGCAACTGATATAAAATCAGCGTATTTTAACATTTCTTTAGCTTTTTCCAAAGAATCAACTGAGTTATTTCCAATTATTATTTTATCTTTAAACTCCTCTGCTAAAATTTTTAATGAGTTTAAATCGGCATAAGGTTTTCCAGGATAAAAGCAATCAACATGCAATCCATCAAAGTAATCTCTAACGTAGTTTAAATTATTTATCAACTCCTCTATTGGTATATAATTCAACCTTATCTTTAAAAATACTGGCTTATTTATCCCTCTCATTTTATATAAAAATTCTTTTAGAAGGTTTTTGTTTTTCATTAACTCCTGCCCTATGCCTAATGAAGTTATCTCCTGCTGCCTACAATGGCAGTTAAGCTCTATTATATCAGCATGTTTCGCAATAACCAATAATTTGTCGTAAGCTTCATCTATATTAACAAATCTAACATTAACTGAAACTAAAGCTCCACTTTCCCTTGCTTTTTTTATTTGCTCAACTATATAGTTGTTAAATTCGTCTAAATTTATGGAAAATTCCTTTCTCCCTCTTTTCTCTATATCTTTACTAGCTTTATGAGTTAAGGTATCCAAATTATAGCCACCAATTGTAACAATGGCAAACAGATCTTTAAATTTTTTGCAGAAATCTCCATCCGTAATGCCTGCCATTGGAGCTAAGACAACTTTTTTATCCAATTTATCTAATTTGCTAATTTTCAATGTTCAATCACCTTTGCAATCCATACAATCTACCAGTTGATACATTTTGCCCTAAAAAGTCATCCTGCTTTAAAGTACATACATTTTTATCAACCAACTTCCCCCTAATTTTTTCTAAACCAATATCTGCTAAGTTTGAAGCATCTTCAGCAGTTCTTCCAATCCCTATCCCAGCCTTAAGCTCTATATTGTACTTTTCATTGATTCTGTTGAAAATATCTAAGAAATCTTCTTCACTCATTCCATTTGATGGAGACATAAAATTATCTCCACCTATGAAAAACAATAAAGCATTATGTTTTAAAAGCTCCTCCATCAAAGCCAATTTAATCTTATTTACATTTAAATAAGTGTCATAAGCACTTACAATGTCAGTAAGAGTTCCAGTGATGTTATTTATATCTATATGGGCAATTTGAACGTAGCCATCAACAACTAACTCATTGGCAACATCTAAAACCTCTTTTCTATTTTCATCTTGAGCACTTCCATGCTCTTGGAGAGTTTCAGTAGCTAATTTTTGAGCTTCATAAGGTGTTTCAGCTGAAGCAATAGCCATACTAACTGTAAATGGATATCTATTCCTTATACCCTCCTGAATTCTTTTGTGGGTGATTAAATCAATGCCGTTTGTTATAGCTATCAAGTTGTCAAATCTTGTGTAAAACACCAGCCCCTTGTGAGCTCCAAACATTAGGTTTAAATCACCATACAACCTGCTCTGCAGAGCTTGTAAATCACTTTCTCTTCTTGGATTTGGTGTAACCGTCCATGGTCCGTAATTGTCTATTTGAATTACTGTTATTTGGATCATCTTCCCATCTCTTCTATAATTTATCTAATTGTGGTAGCAATTAATTAGCTTAATGTTAGTTTTATTTATTATTATTCATTAAAAAGTTTGTGTATGGGGCATTTAAGATTTTAATTATTCTACTGATATAGCCTGATCTGGACATTGTAATATGCAGAGACTACATTTTGTACATTTTTCAGCATTTACTGGAATTGGCGGATAAACTCCTCTTTTATTCAATTTTTTTGATTTTTCAAATACTCCCCTTGGACATACAACAATACAGATATCGCATCCCTTGCAGAAGTTTTCATTTATCTCTATTTTCATTTCTATCCCTCCTTTAATCTTAGCATTTAAAGATTAAAATTTAACTTTTAATAACTAATTAAATTATTTATTTTTTACTGAATACTTTGAGCACGAAGCGTTAATAAATTTTAAATATATTGCAATTATTAATAATTAAATATTTGACAATACTTGGATAACTCTTGAGGTGAGGTTATGGAAATCAAACATAAAATACCAATTTTATTATTGGTTTTGTATATTATTCTTGGGGTGTATGTTCAATACAATGGGATATCACAGTTTAAATCCCTACCTTCTCCGTTATACGGTGGAGATTACTATTACCAGATGGGTGTTATTTGGCATATAAGAGAGGGAGGTAATCCTTTGGAAAGTTCTTCAATGCTTGGAGGTATGCCTGGTTACCTTCCAGTTTATGGTTATCTATGTGCCAAATTTTGTGATTTGTTTAATTTAGACACAATGAAGGGGATGTTTTATTTTTCATTAGTTATATTTGTTGTAGCAAGTGTAATATGGTTTTATTTGTTTAGAGTATTATTTAAAGATGATTGGATTGCTCTAATTGGAGTCGTCTTAGCAAATGGGATAAATGCGTATCCAATATTGAAATACACCCCATTCACTCATCAGATTATGATTCCATTGTTTATCCTTGCTTTATATTTGGCATTTAAAGAGAGGAAAATTATTTATTATGCCTTGTTAGGTTTAATTTATGGTTTATTGACTTTATCTCACATGGTGGCATTTGTTGGAGCAACTTTGATAATATTAACATTCCTTATTTATGAGATTTATAAAAATAAGGATGATATATTGAGTTATTTAAAAGAAAATGTAAAAAATTGGGGAATTTTTGGAGTTGTTGCATTGCCTATATTAATGCTCTATTGGTATAAGCCGATATTTATTTATCATCTACATAGACCTTATGATAGGTTGCATATGGATGTTATTGACTTTGGAAGGTTAGATGTGCAAATAAGTTTTTTAATTGAGATGATAAAAACATATTTATTGAATTTCAGCTCTATTGGGGGGTTTATAAATACTATATTGGTATGGATGGGACTATACGCATTTTATAATTCAAAAGAAGATGCATTAAAAGAATTTATAAAAGTGTTTGGAATTGGTTCAATATTTGCCACATTTTGTTATTTTATAACTGAACCATTGTTAAAAATGCATTTTGTCCCAACTTATATGCATAATTTTTATTTATGGGCTACTGCAATAATTATTGGATTGTATGGTTTGAATTATATAATGGAGAGGTACAACTTAAATGAGTTAAATAAAAAAGTTGTAATATTTGGTTTATTATTCATTGTATTATTTGCAAACTCTACCTACGCATTTGTTAATTATGTAAATAATGATAGATGGGCAAATGTTGGAAAACATCCAATGCCTGAAATGTATGTATCTTTACAACATTATTTGTTAAAAAATACTGATGTAAATGATGTAATTTTATCAACAAAGGAGTTAAGCTTTGCTATAAACTCTATAAGTGGAAGGAAGGTTATGGTTAATAGATGGGCTCACCAAAACGACCCTTACATCAACTTACCTCAGAGGGATATGGACGCGGCAATAATTTTGTATGGGAATGATACAAAGAAAAAATTGGAGTTAATAAAAAAATATAATGTATCTTATTTGTATTGGGATTATTATTGGATTAATTCAGAGTTTCAATTTGATAAATATGGTAGGTTGGTGGGAATGTACGACCCTTTAATGACCTATGACACAGAGGAAAATAGGAGGTATTTGGATAAATATGGAGTGAAATACATTCCAATGTATTTTTGGGTTGACCCTTCTACAAGGTATGATAATGTTAGAAAGTTCCACATACTTGTAATTTCACCACAAAACTATTATAACTTTACAAATCCATGGAAGCCAGATTTAAATAAATATCTGGTAGAGGTTTGGAATTATACATACAATGGAAAGAAAATAGCCGCTCTATATAAGATAAATATCAAATAATTTTTTGGTGTTAGTAATGGATATTGATAAAATCAGAATAATTGACTATTATATTGGAATTCCTATAATTCAATTTCTTAGATTATTTAAGATTAAAAAAAAGGAATTAAAAAATAAACCAAAAAAAATTTTACTTATAAAATTTTTTGGTATTGGCAATTTAGTAATGTCTTCCCCAGTTTTTTATCATATAAAAAATAAATATCCAAATGCAGAAATACACTACTTAACATTAAAAAACAATGAGGATGTTTTAAAGTGTTATAAAAAATATGTTGATAAGATTAAATACATTGACATAAAAGACAACATTATTTTAGCTACTTTAAAATTAATCAATGACTTGAGAAAAGAAAACTATGATGTTATCATAGATTTAGACCAATTTTCGAGATATTCGGCAATAATTTCCTTCCTAATAAATAAAAACTTTTCGATAGGATTCAAAACAAGAGGAGCTTATAGGCATTATCTTTATGACCATATAATTGAATATATGGGTAATAAGCATATAGTTGAAGAATTTTTAGATTTACTTGAACCTTTAGGTATAAAACCAAATAAAAATATAAAATTAATCCCATTAGAAACAGACAATACTTCAAAAAAGAAAGTAGATGAATTTTTAACTAAACATGGATTCATTGATAAGAAAATCATCGGGATACACACTGGCACAAGTGAAAATGCCCCACAAAGAAAATGGCCTTATTTTAAGGAGTTAATAGAAAAAATATTATTAGAAACTGATTGCTATATTGTTTTAACTGCTGGACCAAAAGAATATAGTGAATGTGATAATTTAATAAATTCTTTAAATGTTGATGAAAAATATAAAGAAAGAATTATAGTATCAAAAGGGATATCCTTAAAAGAATTACCAGAGTTAATTAAAAGATTTGTTTTATATATAAGTAATGACACGGGACCTTTGCACATAGCTGCAGCACAGGGTGTTTTTGTGATTGGACTTTATGGACCTAACACTCCGAAACTTTACGGACCATATACAAAAAATTGTTATGTCTTTTACAAAAATCTTCCATGTTCTCCATGCATAACTAACTTTAATAATAAAAAGACCACATGTAAAAATCCAATTTGTATGAAAAAAATTAGTGTAGATGAAGTATTTAATAAGATTTTGGAGTATTTAAAATAGAATTTATTTTATTTTCAAAATTGATATGTTATTTTTGTTATACATTATTTCAAAGTATCCTTTATTTTTGAAAAAAGTTCTATTTATTTTTATATTCTTTGATATGAATATATGACTTATATTGTTTTCTTTGCAAAAATTAATAAATTTTTCATAATCTCCACGCCAAGTATAGTTAATTATTTCCTCTGCTGTAATATTATTGAATTTATTGCCATTTCCCTAGCAAAAAACACATTTATTATTTGTGAATATTGGGATAAACTGCCCACTATCTTGACCAAAATTTAAAAATATCTTGTTAGATATGTTATTTTCATTTATAAAATTAAATGCATCTATTTCATCATCCCCCACTAAATAAAATCTCCAATAGAATTTTGGATGATAGGAATAAGTTGTATAAGCATTACTTAATAAAGTAATAATAATTGTAGTAACGATAAGTTTTCTTTTTGTGGGAATTATTTTGCCTATGTAATATAAACCACAACCATAAAATACAGGCATTAAAATCTGAAAATTATAGATCCATCTTATAGAATTATATAACGCAGAGAAAAATGGTATTTTAAAACCAATAAGTTGATTGTTTAATAACCAAAGTATCATAAGCAAAATATAAAATACAAAATATCCTTTTTTGTTTTTTATTAAAAAAATCGTTCCAAAAATAAATAATACTATATATAAAGTCATAGCTAACAGACGTTTCATAAATAGAATAAATGGAATCTGATGACTAAATAATAAACCTATAGCTACAGTAGTAGAGCAACATGTCCCTATGCCGTCTAATATTGAGATAATAACATCGTATATAGTATAGGGATGTATATTATGTATGACATAGGAAGTATTGGAGTATGATATCACACTATTAATAAATTTAGGATATATGATTATAAAGGAGCAAAGTATTGGAATGGTGAAAAATTTAATATGGTTTAATATATCTCCATATTTTTTATACATAACATCCCACAACATTAATGAAGCTAAAAACAAAGTTAGCATTAAAAATGGAAAAGTATGTGTAAATATTAAGCTAAATACTCCAAAACTAAATAAGTAAAGGTAAATGTTATTTTTTGTGCTTTTGTATCTCAATAAAAATGCAATCAATATTAAAAATATGCAATATCCCAATGTATTTGGATATATTGCCTTTAATAATATTCTATAAAACTCATAGTTTAATGGGACAAATAAAGCAGTATAAATTCCAGTCCCTTCTTTTATGCTCTCCCCTATGTAATAGTGAGAAAGAACAAACAACATTACCATAAAAATCTCTATAAAATATATAGTGTTTGGTATATCTCTAACATTAGAAGCTAAGAAATATGTAAAGGAGTGAAATCCCGAGGGATATGCCCAATATCTCATGTATTCTTGATTTTTATAAAATATGGTTTTCTCTAAAATTATCGCCTTTATTTTAAACATGTGATATTGAGAATCCCATTTTTCACAGGGGTATTTTGGAAATAATGAGTATGCAACAAATAACGAGCATATTAGTATTGAAATTATGGCGATAAATTTCCATTTTAGTTTAAAATTTTGTATTTTAAATAAATTTAAATTTAAGAATGAATTTTGTTTTATTCGCTGGATTATAAATAAAAACAACAATGTGATAACATATAAAATTTTATACATTGGAATTCCAACAAAAGACAATAAATAGGAAATACTAATTATGTAAAACACTGAGAGGAATAGTGTGGTGATAACTTTTTCTTCCCCTTTTAATGGATTTAGTAAATAAATTAGTAATAAAATTACAATAAACAGGAATATTTCCATAATAATCACCAAAAATTTATATAATAAAAATAATAACCAATAGAAATAAAGAAATGTAATGTGGAACAATGTTAAACTTACCATATTTAATCTTAGGCATAATTTGCGGAACTATAACCGGCTTATTCCCAGGCATTCATCCAAATAACATTGTTGCATTATCTTTTTTAATTTTGCCTTATTTTGGAGTAAATAATTATGTTCCATTTTTAATTGGTTTAGTTATTGCTCACTACTTTATAAATTTTATTCCATCTGCTTTTTTAGGAGTTCCAGATGATGAAACTGCTGTTTCCGTTCTACCAATGCATAAATTAACTTTAAGTGGAAATGGTTATGAGGCAGTTGTATTGGCAGGATTTGGCAGTTATTTAGGAGTTGTTTTTTCAATAATCATAAGTTTATTTTTAATATCAATTTTGCATTTTGATGTTAAAGCATTTTACTGCCATATTAAAATATTTATCCCGTTTATTTTAATTGCTTTTGTTTTATATCAAATTTTTACATCAAAATCAATTTGGGAGGTTTTAGTTATATTTCTATCAGGAATTTTTGGAATTGCAGTTTTATATTGCAGTGAGGCATTTAATATAACTTTGACAGCAATGTTTACTGGAATGTTTGGAATTCCACTGCTTATAAACAACCTAAAAACTTACAAAATAAAAAATCAAATAATAACCTTCCCTAATTTTGAGTTAAAGTTTTTAGAATCATCATTTTTTGCATCTGTGGCTGGGTTTTTTAGAATATTTTTGCCTGGAATAAGTGGAGCTCAGTTAAACTACATTCTAAGTAAAATTTTAAGTGAAAGAGATTTAAAAAACTTTATTGTTTCTCAGGGAGCTATTATTTTATCTAATGAAATTTTTTCCCTATTGGCAGTTATTTTTATTGGAACAGGGAGGAGCGGGGTTGCCAAAGCAATACAATATTTAAATGTTAATATTGATTTAACTTATACGATTTTTTATATTTTATTGGCTTCAACAGTATCTTTAATTGTTTTGTTAAAGTTATCTAAATATATCCTCATTTTTATTAGAAAGGTTAATTTTAAGATTTTATCAATGTTTTTCATTGTTTTTTGCACAGTTATTATAATAATAGGAAGTTATAACAACTATTTAACTTATCATCTCGTTGTTTATTTAACTTCGATTTGTATTGGGCTTTTAGCATTAAAAAGTAAATCAAATCTATCAAATATGATGAACGTCTTAATATTCCCAACAATATTGTATTTTTTAAGGGGATAAGATGAATTTAAAAGGGCAGTTGTTAAATAAAAGGACGATAATTTCATTCATTATCTCGTTTGGGATAATTTTATACATCCTTTTAAAAATAGATTTAAATAAATTAATTATAATTTTAAAAAATGCAAATATTTTTTATTATTTTCTTGCAATAACCATGTTTTATCTTTCAATATTAATTAAAAGCTACCGTTGGAAAATTTTCCTAAAAAATATTAATATTAATCTAAATTTAAAAAATGCATTTGTAATATACTATTTATCCATGTTTGTGAATTCTTTGGTTCCAGCCAAATTAGGAGATGTTTATAGGGGTTATTTATTAAAAAAGAAGACAAATAAATCAATATCATTAGGATTTGGGACTGTTTTTATTGAGAGAGTTTTTGATTTAGTAGCTATGATTATTTTATTGTTTATATCTGCCTATATTTCATTTAAATCAAAAATTCCAAGGGAAATAATCTACTCAATGAAATGGGGAGTTGTTGTTATATTAATTTTAATCTTACTAATCTTTATCTTCATAATATTAAATAACAAAATAAATTTAAAAAATGAAAGATTGGAAAGAATATTAATGAATTTTGAAAAAGGTTTAAAGGCAATACAAATAAATACCCTCCCTCTGATAATTATTTTATCATTTATTGGATGGTTTATTGAGGGTTTAACCATTTATTTTATATTTCTATCGTTGAATTTAAATTTAGATGTATTATTTGGCGTCTTTTCTGATTTAGCATCTTCATTATTAACAGCAATTCCAATAACGCCCTCTGGGTTGGGAATTGTGGAGTATGCCTTAATTTACATATTAAAATTAAAAGGTTTAGATTATAATAGTAGTTTCGCGGTTCTTATTCTATATCGTTCAATATCGTATCTTTCAATCGTTTTATTTGGAGCGATAATGTTTTATATCGTTGAGGGAAATGTTCTAAAAGAATCTAAAAATAGGAAATCCTAAATTAAATTACATTTTTAAAAACACAATAAAAACATAAATACCTAATTATATTACCAATAAAACAATAAAGGAATATAATTGGTGATAGGATGAAGCTAACATTTGATTTAGATGGGAAGATTATATTTAGCAAAGAATTAGATGATGAGGCAAAAAAAGCAGTAGAGGAGATTTTAAAAAACGCAGATAGTATTTTTTTAAGGGGAGTTCCAAAAGGCAAAGAAGATGAGGCATCAAAAATAAAAAGTTATGAGTTTGAAGGCAACACTTTAAAATTAAAGATTGTCTCTGGAACTTACACAAGAGCCCACGAAGGTTTAATTAGATTAAGAAAGCCATTAGCTGAAAAATTGGGGAGGAATTTTAGGATTGGAGTTAGAGGGATTGAGATAAACAATTATGTAATAACAATTGAAACAGATGAAGATAAAGCTAAAAAATTAGATGGCATTAAAGTTCCAGAGTGTGAGGCAAAAGTTGAAGGAAACAAAATTATATTGGCATTTAAGAATATTGGGGAGGGTGAATTAAAGAGGAATATTATTGATAGGGCAATAAAATTTGTAAAAATGGAATTGGAGAAGGAAGAAGAGGACTTAACATTCAAAGTTTGTAAAATACCTCCCGGGACAGTAGTTAGCGAATACAAAGCAAAGAGAAAGATAACGTTTGACAAAGACCCAACAGATGTGGCTGAAAAACTTGGATGGGTTAAAAAATTTCCTGGAAGAGGGCAATGGTTTTATACTCCACCAATTACTGCCTTGTTTAGAGCTTTGGAAGAGTTGATAGTTGAAGAGGTTGTTAAAAAGATTGGATTTCAAGAGTGCTTATTCCCAAAGCTCATTCCATTGGAGATTATGTATAAGATGAGATACTTGGAGGGATTACCAGAGGGAATGTATTATGTTTGCCCACCAAAGAGAGAGCCAGAGTTATTTAAAGAGTTTGTAAATGAGATGATGATTAAAAAAGAAATTCCAATTGAAAAATTAAAAAATTTGTTAAGGGAGCCAAGTTATGTTTTAGCCCCAGCCCAATGTGAGCCGTTCTATCAATTCTTTGAAGGGGAGGTTATAGATGTTGATAGACCGGTTATGTTCTTTGATAGAAGTGGATGGACATACAGATGGGAAGGAGGGGGAGCGAGAGGTTTAGATAGAGTTAATGAGTTTTTAAGGGTAGAGTGTGTTTGGATTGGAAGCCCAGAGTTTGTTGAAGAAACAAGGGACAAAACATTAAAATATGCTGAAAAGTTAGCTCAAAAACTTGATTTAGAGTATTGGGTTGAGGTTGGAGATGACCCATTTTATTTGGAGGGAAGGAAGAAGGAAGATAGAGGAATTGAATTCCCAGAAGTTCCAAAGTATGAGATGAGGTTGTGGCTACCACATATAAAAGATGAAAGGAAAGGGGTTGCTGTTACATCAGCAAATGTGCATGGAACACACTTCGTTGAAGGATTTAGAATTAAGGACTATAAAGGAAGAAAGGTTTGGACTGGTTGCACTGGATATGGAATAACAAGGTGGGTTGTTGGTTATTTAGCTCAATATGGGTTTGATTTTGATGACTGGCATCCAATAATAAAGAAAAAAATTGAGAAGTTGCCAGAAGTTCCTCAATTAATAACTTGGCCTAAGAAGGATGAATAAATTTTCTTTAATTTTTTTAACCCTTTGGTGATAATATGAGATTTTATGATAGGGAGAAAGAACTTAACTATTTAAAAACCTATGTCCAATTAGAACCAAACTCTATTTTATTCGTTTATGGTCCTAAGTCATCTGGTAAAACAACAGTAATGCTTAGGGTTATTGAAGAATTATCCAATAATGATGATTTAGTATTTTTCTATTATGATTTGAGGAGGTATGCTACTCCAACAAAAGAAGAGTTTTTAAATATATTTTTTGAAAAAGGAGATAAAAAATACTTATTAAACAAATTAGAAATTAACTTAAAGATATTTAAGTTTGGTGTTGAGGAGAAGTTTGATTTTAATAATATAAAGTTAAATGACGTATTTGATAGGATTTATGAAGGAATTGAAGCAGTTATTAAAGATAATAAAAAGCCAGTTTTAGTTATAGACGAATTACAAAAATTAAAAAATATTTACTTCAACGAAGGAAAATCTTTATTAAATGAATTATTCAACCTCTTTGTTCATCTAACCAAAGTAAGACATTTCTGCCATGTAATTTGTTTAACTTCTGATACTTTATTTATTGAAGAAATATACAAAAACTCAACATTAAAAAATGCTTCTGAGTATTATTTAATTGACTGGTTAAGTAAGGAAACTATAAAAAATATTTTAAAAGAGGAAGGATTTAGTGAGGAGGAAATAAGTTATTGTTTAAATTATTTATCCTTACCTTATGAAATCTCCCAACTGATAAATAATAAAAAACTTGGCTTGTCAGATGAAGAGACCATAAAAAAATGGGTTAATGTTGAAGCAGATGGGTTGAGGTTTTTAATAGCAAATATGCCAGATGATTTAGATGAAAATAAAATATATGAAATTTTAATTAAATTTAGAGATAAGATTAAAGTCAATGACTATGAGATTATTAAGAGGGAGTTAATAAAAGAATTTAAGTTTTTAGTAGAAAATGAAATATTATTTTATGACGTAATAAATGGAATAATAAAACCCACATCCATTATAGAATGGCATGCCATAAAAGAGATTTTAGATAATAGGTGATTTAATGATAATTAAAAGAATAAAAATGGATGTTTCCCCATTGGATGTTTATGAGCAAATTAGAGGGGAAAATACCTTCTTATTAGAATCAGCCGAAGGGGTTCCAAAGGTTGCGAGATATTCAATCTTAGGAAAGGCGGAAGGGAAAGTAATATTTAAAAAAAATGAGCTAAAAGTCGAAAGCTTTACAGAATTTGGAGATAAAGCCAAAGATTTAGAAGGGAAATATGAATGTCCA encodes:
- a CDS encoding glycosyltransferase family 9 protein, coding for MDIDKIRIIDYYIGIPIIQFLRLFKIKKKELKNKPKKILLIKFFGIGNLVMSSPVFYHIKNKYPNAEIHYLTLKNNEDVLKCYKKYVDKIKYIDIKDNIILATLKLINDLRKENYDVIIDLDQFSRYSAIISFLINKNFSIGFKTRGAYRHYLYDHIIEYMGNKHIVEEFLDLLEPLGIKPNKNIKLIPLETDNTSKKKVDEFLTKHGFIDKKIIGIHTGTSENAPQRKWPYFKELIEKILLETDCYIVLTAGPKEYSECDNLINSLNVDEKYKERIIVSKGISLKELPELIKRFVLYISNDTGPLHIAAAQGVFVIGLYGPNTPKLYGPYTKNCYVFYKNLPCSPCITNFNNKKTTCKNPICMKKISVDEVFNKILEYLK
- a CDS encoding 4Fe-4S dicluster domain-containing protein; the encoded protein is MKIEINENFCKGCDICIVVCPRGVFEKSKKLNKRGVYPPIPVNAEKCTKCSLCILQCPDQAISVE
- a CDS encoding MJ0144 family RNA dihydrouridine synthase-like protein; the encoded protein is MAGITDGDFCKKFKDLFAIVTIGGYNLDTLTHKASKDIEKRGRKEFSINLDEFNNYIVEQIKKARESGALVSVNVRFVNIDEAYDKLLVIAKHADIIELNCHCRQQEITSLGIGQELMKNKNLLKEFLYKMRGINKPVFLKIRLNYIPIEELINNLNYVRDYFDGLHVDCFYPGKPYADLNSLKILAEEFKDKIIIGNNSVDSLEKAKEMLKYADFISVARAVLKGNIEWIKKLNTI
- a CDS encoding GTP cyclohydrolase III, with the protein product MIQITVIQIDNYGPWTVTPNPRRESDLQALQSRLYGDLNLMFGAHKGLVFYTRFDNLIAITNGIDLITHKRIQEGIRNRYPFTVSMAIASAETPYEAQKLATETLQEHGSAQDENRKEVLDVANELVVDGYVQIAHIDINNITGTLTDIVSAYDTYLNVNKIKLALMEELLKHNALLFFIGGDNFMSPSNGMSEEDFLDIFNRINEKYNIELKAGIGIGRTAEDASNLADIGLEKIRGKLVDKNVCTLKQDDFLGQNVSTGRLYGLQR
- the hemA gene encoding glutamyl-tRNA reductase, with translation MIILKADYKKYNVSELENIRVDEEEFYGTFYNAILLQTCNRVEIIFDADKLEDIKGIENIKLEKFDILVGDEAIEHLFRVACGLESMIVGEDQILGQLKNAYLKAKEKGKISKKLEKIILKAIHTGQRARVETKINEGGVSIGSAAVELAEKVFGLEGKNVLLIGAGEMANLVIKALKEKNIKAIIVANRTYEKAERLAKELGGIAVKFDKLEEALRYADIVISATGAPHPILTKERLKNAGKTFIIDIANPRDTTDDIKELPGVFLFTIDDLRLVAEENLKKRKKEIPKVEKIIYEELENLKELLDKMKLEVAVKELGQYIENIRKREVEKALKILKNKNKPAEEVLDDFSKALCKKIIYDMIKIFENVESREFFECLAKEFKKHGNNN
- a CDS encoding glycosyltransferase family 39 protein, with product MEIKHKIPILLLVLYIILGVYVQYNGISQFKSLPSPLYGGDYYYQMGVIWHIREGGNPLESSSMLGGMPGYLPVYGYLCAKFCDLFNLDTMKGMFYFSLVIFVVASVIWFYLFRVLFKDDWIALIGVVLANGINAYPILKYTPFTHQIMIPLFILALYLAFKERKIIYYALLGLIYGLLTLSHMVAFVGATLIILTFLIYEIYKNKDDILSYLKENVKNWGIFGVVALPILMLYWYKPIFIYHLHRPYDRLHMDVIDFGRLDVQISFLIEMIKTYLLNFSSIGGFINTILVWMGLYAFYNSKEDALKEFIKVFGIGSIFATFCYFITEPLLKMHFVPTYMHNFYLWATAIIIGLYGLNYIMERYNLNELNKKVVIFGLLFIVLFANSTYAFVNYVNNDRWANVGKHPMPEMYVSLQHYLLKNTDVNDVILSTKELSFAINSISGRKVMVNRWAHQNDPYINLPQRDMDAAIILYGNDTKKKLELIKKYNVSYLYWDYYWINSEFQFDKYGRLVGMYDPLMTYDTEENRRYLDKYGVKYIPMYFWVDPSTRYDNVRKFHILVISPQNYYNFTNPWKPDLNKYLVEVWNYTYNGKKIAALYKINIK